A single region of the Tursiops truncatus isolate mTurTru1 chromosome 18, mTurTru1.mat.Y, whole genome shotgun sequence genome encodes:
- the LIG4 gene encoding DNA ligase 4, giving the protein MAAAQTSQTVASHVPFADLCSTLERIQRSKGRAEKIRHFKEFLDSWRKFHDALHKNQKDVTDSFYPAMRLILPQLERERMAYGIKETMLAKLYIELLNLPRGGKDALKLLNYRTPTGTRGDAGDFAMIAYFVLKPRCLQKGSLTIQQVNDLLDSIANNNSAQRKDLVKKSLLQLITQSSALEQKWLIRMIVKDLKLGFTQQTVFSVFHNDAAELHNVTTDLEKVCRQLHDPSVGLSDISITLFSAFKPMLASIADIERIEKDMKHQSFYIETKLDGERMQMHKDGDVYRYFSRNGYNYEDQFGSSPQEGSLTPFIHNAFKTDVQNCILDGEMMAYNPDTQTFMQKGSKFDIKRMVEDSDLHTCYCVFDVLMVNDKKLGQETLRKRYEILNSVFTPIPGRIEIVQKTQAHTKKEVIDALNEAIDKREEGIMIKHPLSIYKPDKRGEGWLKIKPEYVNGLMDELDILIVGGYWGKGSRGGMMSHFLCAVSEKPPPGEKPSVFHTLCRVGSGYTMKELYDLGLKLAQHWKPFHKKAPPSCILCGTEKPEVYIEPWNSVLVQVKATEIVPSGMYKTGCTLRFPRIENIRENKDWHECMSLEDLEQLRGKASGKLASKHLYVGDDDEPQEKKRKAAPKTKKVIGIIEHLKAPNLSNVNKVSNIFEDVEFCVMSGTNSHPKPDLENRIAEFGGYVVQNPGPDTYCVIAGCENIRVKNIISSDKHDVVKPEWLLECLETKSCVPWQPRFMIHMCPSTKQHFAREYDRYGDSYFVDTDWNQLKEVFSGIKNAGEQTPGEMDPVIADLEHRYSWDNTPLSMFRHHTVFLDLYTVINDLSTKIEGARLAVTALELQFHGAKVVSCLAERVSHVIIGEDQSRVADFKAFRRTLKRKFKILQERWVTESIDKRELQEENQYLL; this is encoded by the coding sequence ATGGCTGCCGCACAAACTTCACAGACTGTTGCATCTCACGTTCCTTTTGCAGATTTATGTTCAACTTTAGAACGAATACAGAGAAGTAAAGGACGTGCAGAAAAAATCAGACACTTCAAAGAATTTTTAGATTCTTGGAGAAAGTTTCATGATGCCCTTCATAAGAACCAAAAAGATGTCACAGATTCTTTTTATCCAGCCATGAGACTTATTCTTCCTCagctggaaagagagagaatggccTATGGCATCAAAGAAACGATGCTTGCTAAGCTTTATATTGAGTTGCTTAACTTACCTCGAGGAGGAAAAGATGCCCTCAAACTTCtaaactacagaacacctaccggAACTCGTGGAGATGCTGGAGACTTTGCGATGATTGCATACTTTGTGTTGAAACCCAGATGTTTACAGAAGGGAAGTTTAACCATACAGCAAGTAAATGACCTTTTAGACTCCATCGCCAACAATAATTCTGCCCAAAGGAAGGACCTAGTAAAGAAGAGTCTTCTTCAGCTTATAACTCAGAGTTCAGCACTTGAACAAAAGTGGCTGATACGGATGATTGTAAAGGACTTGAAGCTTGGTTTTACTCAGCAAACtgtgttttctgtctttcatAATGACGCTGCTGAGTTGCATAATGTCACCACAGATCTGGAAAAGGTCTGTAGGCAACTGCATGATCCTTCAGTTGGACTCAGCGACATTTCTATCACTTTATTCTCTGCATTTAAACCCATGCTGGCCTCTATAGCAGATATCGAGCGAATTGAGAAGGACATGAAACACCAGAGTTTCTACATCGAAACCAAGCTAGACGGTGAGCGTATGCAGATGCACAAGGATGGGGACGTGTATCGGTACTTCTCCCGCAATGGATATAACTATGAGGATCAGTTTGGCTCTTCCCCACAGGAAGGTTCCCTGACACCGTTCATCCACAATGCATTCAAAACAGATGTTCAAAACTGCATCCTCGATGGTGAGATGATGGCCTACAACCCTGATACACAAACTTTTATGCAAAAGGGGAGTAAGTTTGATATTAAAAGAATGGTAGAAGATTCTGATCTGCACACTTGTTACTGTGTTTTTGATGTATTGATGGTTAATGATAAAAAGCTAGGACAGGAGACACTGAGAAAGAGGTATGAAATTCTTAATAGTGTTTTTACACCAATACCAGGTAGAATAGAAATAGTGCAAAAAACACAAGCTCATACTAAGAAAGAAGTAATTGATGCTTTGAATGAAGCAATAGATAAAAGAGAAGAGGGGATCATGATAAAACATCCTCTGTCCATTTACAAGCCAGATAAAAGAGGGGAAGGATGGTTGAAAATTAAACCAGAGTATGTAAACGGGCTGATGGATGAACTGGACATCTTAATCGTGGGGGGCTACTGGGGGAAAGGTTCCCGGGGTGGAATGATGTCTCATTTTTTGTGTGCGGTGTCAGAGAAACCCCCTCCTGGTGAAAAACCATCAGTGTTTCATACTCTCTGTCGCGTTGGCTCAGGTTACACCATGAAAGAACTGTATGACCTGGGTTTGAAGTTGGCCCAACACTGGAAGCCTTTTCATAAGAAAGCCCCACCCAGTTGCATTTTGTGTGGAACAGAGAAGCCAGAGGTCTACATCGAGCCTTGGAACTCGGTCCTCGTTCAGGTTAAGGCCACAGAGATTGTCCCCAGTGGCATGTATAAAACTGGCTGCACGTTGCGTTTCCCACGAATTGAGAAcataagagaaaacaaagactGGCACGAATGTATGTCTCTGGAGGACTTAGAACAACTCCGAGGGAAAGCCTCCGGAAAGCTTGCGTCTAAACACCTTTATGTGGGTGACGATGATGAACCACAAGAAAAAAAGCGGAAGGCTGCCCCAAAGACGAAGAAAGTTATTGGGATTATTGAGCACCTCAAAGCACCCAACCTTTCTAACGTAAACAAAGTCTCTAATATATTTGAAGATGTGGAGTTTTGTGTCATGAGTGGAACCAACAGCCATCCAAAGCCCGATCTGGAGAACAGAATCGCAGAATTCGGTGGTTATGTAGTCCAAAATCCAGGCCCAGACACATACTGTGTGATCGCAGGGTGTGAGAACATTCGAGTGAAAAACATCATCTCTTCTGATAAACACGATGTTGTCAAGCCCGAGTGGCTGTTAGAGTGTTTAGAGACCAAAAGCTGTGTGCCGTGGCAGCCTCGCTTCATGATTCACATGTGCCCGTCAACAAAACAGCACTTTGCTCGGGAATACGACCGCTACGGGGATAGTTACTTTGTCGATACAGATTGGAACCAACTGAAGGAAGTGTTCTCGGGAATTAAAAATGCTGGTGAACAGACTCCTGGGGAAATGGATCCTGTGATTGCCGATTTGGAACACCGGTATTCCTGGGACAACACTCCTCTTAGCATGTTTCGACACCATACCGTTTTTTTGGACTTGTATACTGTTATTAATGACTTAAGCACTAAAATCGAGGGGGCAAGATTAGCTGTCACAGCCCTGGAGCTTCAATTTCATGGAGCAAAAGTAGTTTCATGCTTAGCTGAGCGAGTGTCTCATGTCATCATTGGGGAGGATCAGAGTCGGGTTGCAGACTTTAAAGCTTTTCGAAGAACTCTTAAGAGAAAGTTTAAAATCCTACAAGAACGTTGGGTAACTGAATCAATAGACAAGAGGGAATTACAGGAGGAAAATCAATATTTGCTTTGA